In Jaculus jaculus isolate mJacJac1 chromosome 4, mJacJac1.mat.Y.cur, whole genome shotgun sequence, a single genomic region encodes these proteins:
- the LOC101616850 gene encoding ankyrin repeat and SOCS box protein 1 isoform X3: MAEGGGPDGRAGPGPAGPNLKEWLREQFCDHPLEHCEDTRLHDAAYVGDLQTLRNLLQEESYLSRINEKSVWCCGWLPCTPLRIAATAGHGNCVDFLIRKGAEVDLVDVKGQTALYVAVVNGHLESAEILLEAGADPNGSRHHRSTPVYHASRVGRADILRALIRYGADVDVNHHLTADTQPPFSRRLTSLVVCPLYISAAYHNLQCFRLLLQAGANPDFNCNGPVNTQEFYRGSPGCVMDAVLRHGCEAAFVSLLVEFGANLNLVKWESLGPEARGRRKVDPEALQVFREARSVPRTLLSLCRVAVRRALGKYRLHLVPLLPLPDPVKKFLLYE, encoded by the exons GTCCCAATCTGAAGGAGTGGCTGAGGGAGCAGTTTTGTGACCACCCCTTGGAGCACTGTGAAGATACGAGGCTCCATGATGCGGCCTATGTGGGAGACCTTCAGACCCTCAGGAACCTGTTGCAAGAGGAGAGCTACCTGAG CCGCATCAACGAGAAGTCTGTCTGGTGCTGTGGCTGGCTGCCCTGTACACCACTGCGAATTGCAGCCACTGCAGGCCACGGGAACTGTGTGGACTTCCTGATTCGCAAGGGAGCTGAGGTGGATCTGGTAGATGTCAAGGGACAGACTGCACTGTATGTAGCTGTTGTGAATGGGCATCTAGAGAGCGCCGAGATCCTTCTGGAAGCTGGTGCTGACCCCAACGGAAGCCGGCACCACCGCAGCACCCCTGTTTACCATGCCTCTCGCGTGGGCAGGGCTGATATCCTGAGGGCTCTCATCAG GTACGGGGCAGACGTTGATGTCAACCACCACCTGACTGCTGACACTCAGCCCCCTTTCTCCCGGCGGCTCACCTCGTTGGTGGTCTGCCCCCTGTACATCAGCGCGGCCTACCACAACCTGCAGTGTTTCAGGCTGCTGCTGCAGGCTGGGGCAAACCCCGACTTCAATTGCAATGGCCCTGTCAACACCCAGGAGTTCTACAGAGGCTCCCCTGGCTGTGTCATGGATGCTGTCCTACGCCATGGCTGTGAGGCTGCCTTTGTGAGCCTGCTGGTCGAGTTTGGAGCCAACCTGAATCTGGTGAAGTGGGAATCGTTGGGCCCAGAAGCGAGAGGCAGAAGGAAGGTGGATCCCGAGGCCTTGCAGGTCTTCAGAGAGGCCAGAA GTGTTCCCAGGACCTTGCTGAGTTTGTGCCGAGTGGCTGTGAGGAGAGCACTTGGCAAATACCGGCTACATCTGGTTCCCTTGCTGCCTCTGCCAGACCCCGTAAAGAAGTTTCTACTTTATGAGTAG